TTTGTAACCCAACAGTGTATAGATgtacatgtttttatttaatctattttagaataaggctgtaacatatcaaaatgtggaaaaagtaaagtggtctgaatactttctgaatgcactgtatgtgtatcAACCTACCAGCTGCATTATTGATCTGTTCTGCTTTCTGTCCTTCCGAGGCCAGGATCTGAGCTTGCTTGCGACCCTCAGCAACATTGATGGCTGCTTCCTTGTGCCCTTCCGACTCCAGCACAGTGGCTCTCTTCTTACGCTCTGCCTCCACCTACACAATGAAAGGCAGTCAGAAAGAGTGTATAGATGTTCTAttttaatttgaccagtttctcacagcaggaaaacaatcctgtagcaacaggaaatgcaaattattatgtggattataattaatggacatttttgtggGTTGATATTTTTTCGTAAGGGCAAATCAAGTCAGAAATTTGAAAGTTTAAAATTAAGATGTCCTTCAGTGATTTTTTTAATACTTTTGCTGATGAAAAGCGATATCCCAAGCATAAATACTGTAAAGTACACACACCAAAATAGTAATAAAATAGGTTTTGTGCaaaatagtgttctatattgctCCTCTATTGTCACTCGAGAAAGGGGGAGGCCGATGACATCATGAATCCCTAGCTGACCAACCCCTTGTATGCCATACTTCTTGAAGTTTGCAGTTgtctaaacccccccccccccattgtgcTGTGTCATGAtttacctggaccacctattgaaATGTGATAAATGAGCTGAAAAGGAGACTCGAGTAGGGCTtcaaaatacactacaagtttgcattttctgcaacaacagagtgatcaaattaagagagTATATGTGTACACATACAAAACTGATAGGCGAAGATAAGCTCATGTTCAGCGATAATTTCAGGTTGAAGATATGTCTCCCAGTTTGTTGGCAGCAGGGCCAGCCCCTCTCACCTGCATCTGCATGGACTCTTTGACACGAGGTGGAACATGTATATCCTTGATTTCATAACGAAGGCAACGGATTCCCCAAGCATCTGATGCTTGGTTTATGGCGTGGACTATGTTGATATTTAGGGTCTCTCTTTCCTGAAGAAAGAAATATATAAAACAATAAGGTAATGaggtaaataaatacaaattcactCTGAAACACAATTTTGAGTCTCACCCTGAATACTTTGTCCAGGGTCAGTTTTCCTAACTCTGAGCGCATGGTGGTCTGAGCAAGTTGGGTGACAGCATACTCTGGGTCCTCAACTCCATAGCTGGCCTGGAAGGAAGTACATCTTGTTATCAACATCTaaaaacaaagcaaaaacattcaATGAACAATAACATCAAGACATCATGGTTTTCACCAACCTACCTTAAAAGGATCCAATATCCTAAGATAGAGGACTCCATCTATCTGTAGTGTCACATTATCTGTGGATGTAATCAGACATCAGTTAATCCAGAGCCGAGGACCAACTGACCACATTGCAGTGAAAATGACAGTGACAAACACAGTGATGACACTCACCTAAAGAGACCGCAGACTGCTCTGGGACATCAATAACAATCTCTTTAAGACTTTGAACATAACGAATTTTGTCCAGGATTGGGATAAGGAAATTCAAGCCCTACAGAATATACAAAAGGGGACAAGATGCATAAAAATGATcaatttgatatatatatatattcaggaTTTATACTGTGATATAGTGTGACAATATAATTAAGGGTGCAGATCACTGGCTAATTGCAGATCAATGGGTAAGTTACCGGCTCCAAGATGCGATGGAAGCGGCCCATCCTTTCCACAACCCAGGATTCTTGTTGTGGTACAAACAGAACCACAGTGTTCATGGGTAGACTGGATGCCCATCGCTGCTGGGCTTGTGTTGCCCACAACACTGGCAATGTGGGCACTGTCCTCTGGGAATGCTGGAGGGAATCAATAACAAACACCATCAGTGACACATTGTTGCATCATGACCAGAAAATTACCTCATGAGCGTTGGAACTTGAAAAGCTACATAATGATGGAGCTTGAAACCTCAGTGATTAGCTATGACCCTAAACATGATAGAAATTAGATATCTAAATAGTTATTCATTCCTTGCTTGTTATTCACCGGTAGTTTCtaccatagccagctagctatctACTGGTACTCTTTCTGGTTTCAATGCTAGTTAACATGATGGATATGAGTTGAATCCCCAATGTGCGTTCAGCAGGACACAACGATTTGGAACATTCAGATACAAATAtgctatgtagaacaaacatgcctctctgaCATGTTCAATAAGGAATAACGTCAGCTCTATTAATTCATGAAACGGAGggctgagcacacccccatccacatcaactggGCTGTAGTgcagcaggtcgagagcttcaagttcatcgttgtccacatcactaaggaattatcatggttcacacacactaacacagtcgTGAAAAGGCCACAACAATGCTTCATccctctcaggaggctgaaaagatttggcatgtgcccTCATATCCTCAAAAAAATACTAGAGCTGCCTcactgcatcaccacttggtatggcaaatgcttgATTCcaccacaaggcgctacagagggtagtgcatatggcccagtataTCTCAGAAAATGGTACCGATGCacaaagtctggaaccaacaggaccctgaacagcttctaccaccaagccataagattgctaaatagttagtttgggtagctattggttaactatctGCTTTGATCATTTTTCCACaaaaagccaatttatgcttaATACGAAAATGTGGTTGGAGGTTCCGTGTGGAAGGTGTGACGCAATTGCAAAGCTTCCAGAATCATGtagaggccaaattgagctccTTACCCCATCGCCTAccaaattttgtaacaatgtGGCGGGCTCCATATAGCTCCGCAGTGACGGTAGGTGCAGGCGGGAGGTGCTATATAAACACAAACGCACatccttgacaacagctctgctcAACAGCACTGCTCCGTGAAGCAGTATGAATGCCCAGACCTCTGCAGAGGCTGTGTCACCGTAAATGCTGCAGGCCAATACAGACGTCAGATTGCCCACCTGTGTGTAAACTGAAGATGGATGCCACAAACGTGTTGTCACTGCTAAAATATTGTTGGCTGCAACTGTTAAAACCAGTTAAAACAGTGTACAGCAGTGACGTTCTGTGCCTTTTGAGGACAATTTTTATAGTTTATGATGAGGGAGGGTGATTTTCTTTTTCATGAGCATggacttatttctattacagcatgttggatgactgtctgatgactgattcatattccattcaccaagTTCAATGTAACATAGATAggtgtagtagcctaaacctatgtATCTATGGCGGCAGGgtagttcaaacccccgagctgacaaatctgtcgttctgcccctgtacatgcagttaaacccactgttcctaggccgtcattgaaaataagagtttgttcttaactgacttgccaagttcaataaaggtaaaatactcaaattttccctatacccacgatgaggttgctacaacctagcctatgaatgtaggtgcacacaggttgagagaaaGATTTGaggtgacacatggacagacaatGACACATTCAACACCACCTTGCACACTATTGCCTGTATCGAGCTAATCTAAGGTGTAATCATTAGTACAACAGTTGTAAacaagtttctattggacaaatgcagGTATGTTTGTTCTGTTTAAAAAAACGTTAACAGAATCAGCTGAATAAATACTCccctaatcacacacacacaaaaacagttAACTTTCCTAGCCATATACAAACAGCTTGTTGCATTCCATCTTGCATCTACGCACTCTCCTCCTCTGAACCTTTTCCCTTcccttgtggacttcaatgcacaacacatcagcggtctgtgaccaggtgaaaaaaacctttccaagccaaaccttcatatcataactgctacacacagGCTACATCCTTGTCATCATGTAAGataaagtaacgtcatagtcaacatagctactagaactaaggTGTTAGTAAACTCACTACAATTATgcagtacagtcagtaagcagtttcaCCAGTGGGTCCTGGTTGCAACaaattagtaaaaccaaaagcttaccttgactagGAATTGTTCCactgttggatagtcatagccagcaaGCTAAAGCCTCCCTATACTTGAGCTGTGTATGCGTAAGCTAAACTAGATAGCTGCATTTgcttttttaaatgaaatatagCTCTCTGTCCTCCTTTATTTTTGAAGAAAATAATTGGTTCAAAATTGTTGTCTATCTTTCTGAGTCAACTTCTCAACACATTTTATGTACAGCAGTGCTAGCTTggtgtagcttatgctttcaataCCAGagtcattctctgatcctttgatagggtggacaacatgtcagttcatgctgcaagagctctgataggttggaggacagcctctggaagttgtcataattactgtgtaagtcaatggaagggggtgagaaccatgagcctcagttttgtattgaagtcaatgtacggAAGCTAGcagtcctctggctacaccatggtgctatccTACAGagggctgttttttttttatttcacctttatttaaccaggtaagctagttgaaaacaagttctcatttacaactatgttgaggctactgtagaccttcattgcacaACATTGtcatttaatcaattatttggtgatatGTGAATCGATTTTGTATAGTTGTATCTAAAAAGGATACATTTTTAAACGTTTAAATATTTGAATGAAATTCACTGATGTGAATGGTCCTCCGCTTCCCCCTCTAGTTCACAGCAAGTGTGTATTTTGAATTTCTGAAATGATTTTGACATATGAAAGTAGATGGATTGATGTTTCTAGGACCGTACTGCAAATGAGAATCGATTCACATTTAAATAGAGTATTTGGCTGTTTCGGATTCCAGAGCCAATTTGCCCTTTAATCAGAACATGTAGTGGCTGGCTCCTTTGGTCTAATATCGGGCTAGCAGCTAGCAAACTAACTGCATTGAAATACCCTGCATTTTACCTTTAAAACAGCACCACCGGTCCGGTACAATGTTTGGAGCATTTTCTTAACGTAATTGTTGGCTGATATCTATGTGGCTTAgtttaaaataaaaatgaatatcCTCTCGTGGGTGACACTCGGCCGATCTAGGAAACGAAAGTTACAACATTGAAGTGGTGCACTGGTTAAACACGTCCCCTTGTTGATATGGGAAACGGAACTCTGGCGATTATCTGTCCAGATGATGCGTGTCTTACTGCAAAAAATACATTATTCTAACTTTAAAACATATACATTGTGAATGTTTAATAAGTTCAACACTTTCTGCTGTCTTTAAGTATGGTTGTGTAGGTTGACGACAACCTGAGTCCAAATTTCCCGCACGTTTCATATGTTGTAGTCATTGATTTATATAAACATTGGTTGCAGTGCGCCTGCCGGCATAGATCGGATGTGGGGGTTACAgcgagacctgaccgtgtggcgACATGCACTTCCGCGTGGCAATGTAATCAATAGCTGGAGTCCCAATGAAAATAAGAGGGGAGTATTATCGGATTGTGTGTACCCGAGGCTCCTGTCTCGTTGCTGGCTGGCCCTGACAGAGAGAAGAAAAAACGGAACGCTAAAACAAGCTCAGAAGTTAGTATAGCCAGGTAGCTAGCACTTGCAACTGATGAGCGGTTGTTATGGTAGCACCGATGAGGCCAAGAGTTTTTTACATTGTGCTGGACTCTAAGTTACATCAAAACAAAAGCTGATGACCGAGGTAAAATTAGTTTATATTTGATATTCGGTTTTCTCACTTCAATATCTATTGAACCAAGCATGCCATGACTATGAAGATGTTATATTCTGAATCAGGGGTGGATAGTGGAAAATCTACTGcttcttttgttgttgaaaataTTTATACATTTTCCATCGTTCAATCTTCAATAGCTCTTAGACAAAGTGTGCCATGATATGAAAATTATATATTCTGAATCGGGGGTGATGGACAAAAATTATTAtaataacatttttaaaaatgtatttgtcgcatgtgccgaatacaactttactatgaaatgcttactcacaagccgataaccaacaatgaagttcaagaaagagttaagaaaatatttactacatAAACTAAGGTGAGAAAAATtaaatcaaaaagtaacacaaggaAATTACATaacaacgaggctatatacaggggcgaccagtactgagtcaatgtgctgcgtgggtacaggttagttgagttggtttgtaaagtgactatgcatagataataaacagtgagtagcagcagtgtaaaaacaaaggagggggggggggggcaaaaggaacacctatttgacaatgcttttcattgactacagttcagcgttcaacaccatagtgcccacaaagctctcCACTGAGCTAAGGACccttggactaaacacctccctctgctacTGGATCCTGAAATTTCTGACggtctgcccccaggtggtacagctgcaccatcgagagcatcctgactgtttgcatcaacacctggtatggcaactgctcggcttccgaccgtaaggtgctacagaggttagtgtgtacggcccaatacatcactggggccaagcttcctgccatccaggagctatgtactaggcggtgtcagtggaaggcatttaaaaaaaaaatcaaagacCACCAAAGaccaaagtcatagactgttctctctgctaccggacggcaagtggtaccggagtgccaagtctaggtccatgaggctccttaacagcttctacccccccaggccataagactgtCGAACACCCCCCTTAATTTTGTACACAGCTGCTActcacagtttattatctatgcatagtcactttaccccttccTACATGtacaattaccttgactaacctgtacccacgcacattgactcggtactggtgcccCCTTGTATGTGGCctcgttattttattgtgtttcattttatttcattttttacttTGGTTTATTTACTGAGTGGAAATCATGgtcattgtggatgttgtttcgaAGCCGAGCACAACGAAATGGACAACTCTTTCTAAAGTGATGATGAATTCAAAACACCTATATGCTTATTAGAGCTTATGCATAAGCATAGGCCTAATATAAAACTcaccaaaaaaagaaacatccctttttcaggatcctgtctttcaatgataatttgtaaaaatccaagtaacttcacagatcttcattgtaaagtgtttcaacactgtttcccattcttgttcaatgaaccataaacaattaatgaacaattaatgaacatgcactttCGGACTGTAGGCAATCAACGTCACAGTTATTAAAACTTAGGAcaataaagaggcctttctactgactctgaaaaactccTAAAGATGGATTCTccgggtccctgctcatctgggtgaacgtgccttaggtatgctgcaaggaggcatgaggactgcagatgtggccagggcaataaattgcaatgtccgtactgtgagacgcctaagacagtgctacagggagacaggacggacatctgatcgtcctcgcagtggcagaccacgtgtaacaacacctgcacagtgTGCAAATCAggcgcagtccatgaggaggagatgcactgcagtacttaatgcagctggtggccacaccagatactgactgttacttttgattttgacccccctttgttcagggacacattattccatttgtgttagtcacatgtctgtggaacttgttcagtttatgtctcagttgttgaatcttgctttgttcatacaaatattttcacatttaaagtttgctgaaaataaacgcagttgacagtgagaggaagtttatttttttgctgagtttataagtcCAAGCCctaaataaaaaaaaaagaaaaatacctGAATTTGACACATTCAAATTTAGCCTACATTTATATTGCATTAGTAATTGATTTTCAATAGTCAAGTAATAGGGAATTTTAAATGATAGGCTCACATATTACCTTTAGCTACAAAATATCTCCCACTGTGAGTTTCCATCTCCTTCATTCCCTTTTTCCACTGTGCAGAGAGAGGGTCTGTCAGCAGTATAATTAAATATGTTTCTTTGTGAAAACATATTACTATCGATGTTCTTGAACGACCCAGTTAAGCACTGGGTAGTTgcaggaacagtgttggagagcccatggcatacagagatagggcggaatatcacctgtcggTGAGTAGCCTTACACGACATGAGTGAACAACGTAATGGTGGGAAAGTGACCTCCATTCGCTATTCCAGTGCATACGGATGACATGTCTTTTTTGTCTTGCCCCTTTACTTGCCCATTTGATAATGGCTCATTCTAGATCCCCCAAAAATTaaatggtggaaaaagtactaaattgtcatacttgagtaaaagtaaatatacTTTTTAAATATACtacctgagtaaaagtctaaaagtatttggttttaaatatacttaagtatcaaaagtaaaagtataaaccatttcaagTCCTTAATAAGCAAACCAGACTGAACAAttggtatttattttttattgctggacagccaggggcacactccaacactcagacataatttacaaaagaAGCATTGGTGTTTactgagtctgccagatcagaggcagtagggatggccagggatgttttcttgataagtgtgtgaattggaccattttcctgtcaaaatgtaacaagtacttttggttgtcaggtaaaatgtattgaattaaaaagtacattttctttatgaatgtagtgaagtaaaaaagtccaaaatataaatagtaaagtacagatgccCCAAAAACAACTTAactagtactttaaagtattttggcTTAAATACGTTACACCTTTGCTAATTTTAGATATTAGTAAAGACAGGAttcaattgagaatagtctgatgggtgaaaatatgatcacttgatgagagaacagtgTGTGCAGCCTGAAGCAAGGTAGAGAGCAAGCTCTTTTCTTTTCTTATGACTTTCTAAAATCATCATTAGCCTATCGTCGCATCATGGAGACCATATATATTTTAATTTCTAAAATGTGTGTCTTTCACTTGTTACATAACTCAATCTaggatatacagtggcaagaaaaagtatgtgaaccgtttggaattatctggatttctgcataaattgatcATCAAATTTGAtatgatcttcatctaagtcacaacaatagacaaacatagggTGCTTAATCTAATAagacacaaattattgtattttcttgtctatattgtaTATATCAttgaaacattcacagtgtaggttggggaaagtatgtgaacccgAAGGCTAATTGGAGTCGGCTAACCTGGAGtcgaatcaatgagacgagattagagatgttggttagagctgccttgccctataaaaaaacactcacaaaatatgagtttgctattcacaagaagcattgcctgatgtgaaccacgcctcaaacaaaagagatctcagaagacctaagattaagaatggtTGACTGGCATAAAGCTAGAacgggttacaaaagtatctctaaaagccttgatgttcatcattCCGCGGTAAGACAAatggtctataaatggagaaagttcagcattgttgctactctccctaggagtggccgtcctgcaaagatgactgcaagagcacagcgcagaatgctcaatgaggttaagaagaatcctagcgTGTCAGCTAAA
This region of Oncorhynchus masou masou isolate Uvic2021 chromosome 8, UVic_Omas_1.1, whole genome shotgun sequence genomic DNA includes:
- the LOC135544394 gene encoding stomatin-like protein 2, mitochondrial, with protein sequence MLQTLYRTGGAVLKHSQRTVPTLPVLWATQAQQRWASSLPMNTVVLFVPQQESWVVERMGRFHRILEPGLNFLIPILDKIRYVQSLKEIVIDVPEQSAVSLDNVTLQIDGVLYLRILDPFKASYGVEDPEYAVTQLAQTTMRSELGKLTLDKVFRERETLNINIVHAINQASDAWGIRCLRYEIKDIHVPPRVKESMQMQVEAERKKRATVLESEGHKEAAINVAEGRKQAQILASEGQKAEQINNAAGEANAVLAKAEAKAKAIRLLSEALAEQNGNAAASLSVAEQYVSAFSKLAKESNTILLPSNSGDISGMVTQAMAIYGSLAKQSSKKIECVTPEWAMEKSEDPAPPAQ